Proteins from one Astatotilapia calliptera chromosome 8, fAstCal1.2, whole genome shotgun sequence genomic window:
- the LOC113028404 gene encoding uncharacterized protein LOC113028404 yields the protein MEDLEEDINEQFANKEQILNEPQDKAQSDSAIPRRSERAKVPTEKMLTYQKEERSKKEKRLLTLYEQWKIRVRETRERLKLDISEKEMADLADDVEQRKDELLKLYTEMRSHIAPSSDIRRKTDACEAVTHDIVKVILERISGVDGDFDGEYERKRLRRLLEHDYAQSIYGSTAASKRSQLSSASHLASKRAEAAAELAAKEAEYKIVQEEQRQKEKIKALEEEHKKQMAVQTSELERLKAEREVEAARARLDAYNRELSQLDDAYSVKMEKVNPEHTPKHTVPSYSIPAPTTPPSVSQLAQAVQDSIRINRLPTPEPTMFSGEPIKFIEWKSTFMSLIEQTGMSAADKLYYLKRYVTGSARKCLEGTFFRNDEEAYNDAWAKLNQRYGQPFVLQRAFREKLSSWPKIQSRDADGLRNFADFVNACTLAMPHVKGLQILNDCEENQKLLHKLPDWINTRWNRHVTKTLMDGGEFPSVSEFASFLSLEAEVACNPVTSIHALRSTEINDDKRNTREVKRNKASVFNINTTERDAKTKIYNSSSCTLCQESHPLIKCPNFLQMTLEMKKKHVKDNKHCYGCLKQGHSAKDCKRRLTCETCSKRHPTCLHDENYSISLQREKQAQLLRWFVV from the exons atggAGGATTTAGAAGAAGACATTAATGAACAGTTTgcaaacaaagaacaaatattAAATGAGCCACAAGATAAAGCTCAAAGTGACTCCGCGATTCCAAGACGTTCAGAAAGAGCCAAGGTGCCAACCGAAAAAATGCTAACTTatcagaaagaagagagaagtaaaaaagaaaaaagactatTAACTCTTTATGAACAATGGAAAATACGAGTGCGAGAAACAAGAGAAAGATTAAAGTTGGACATTTCAGAGAAAGAAATGGCAGATCTTGCAGATGATGTAGAGCAAAGAAAAGATGAACTGCTAAAGCTGTACACTGAAATGAGAAGTCACATTGCACCTTCATCGGACATACGAAGAAAAACCGATGCATGTGAAGCAGTTACTCATGACATCGTGAAAGTCATCCTGGAAAGAATAAGCGGTGTAGATGGAGATTTTGATGGAGAATATGAAAGAAAACGTCTACGCAGACTATTAGAACATGATTATGCCCAATCCATCTATGGTTCAACTGCAGCATCGAAACGTAGCCAACTGTCTTCAGCCTCACATCTTGCTTCAAAAcgagcagaggcagcagcagaacTAGCAGCAAAGGAGGCAGAGTACAAGATTGTACAAGAGGAACAAAGACAGAAGGAAAAGATAAAGGCTCTAGAAGAGGAGCATAAGAAACAAATGGCAGTTCAAACATCAGAGTTGGAACGCCTGAAAGCCGAAAGGGAGGTGGAAGCCGCTCGCGCCAGGTTGGACGCCTACAACAGAGAGTTGTCGCAACTTGATGATGCATATTCAGTTAAGATGGAAAAGGTGAACCCAGAGcacacacccaaacacactGTACCATCATACTCCATACCGGCGCCAACAACCCCTCCTAGTGTCAGCCAGCTTGCACAGGCGGTACAAGACAGCATAAGAATAAATAGACTCCCCACGCCAGAACCAACGATGTTTAGTGGTGAGCCAATAAAATTTATTGAATGGAAATCCACTTTCATGTCACTTATTGAACAAACTGGCATGTCAGCAGCAGATAAACTGTACTATCTGAAAAGGTATGTAACTGGCTCAGCTCGCAAGTGCCTTGAAGGGACTTTCTTCAGAAATGATGAAGAAGCGTATAACGATGCTTGGGCAAAGTTAAACCAAAGGTATGGCCAGCCTTTCGTGCTACAAAGGGCATTTAGAGAGAAGTTATCTAGTTGGCCTAAAATACAGTCGAGAGATGCTGATGGGCTAAGGAACTTTGCTGATTTTGTGAATGCATGCACACTTGCTATGCCTCACGTGAAAGGACTGCAAATACTCAATGACTGTGAAGAAAATCAGAAACTGTTGCATAAATTGCCAGACTGGATAAACACAAGATGGAACAGGCATGTAACAAAGACACTCATGGACGGTGGTGAATTCCCCAGCGTCAGTGAATTTGCCTCCTTTCTCTCACTTGAAGCAGAAGTAGCATGCAACCCAGTCACTTCCATACATGCACTTCGCTCCACGGAAATAAATGAtgacaaaagaaacacaagagaAGTCAAAAGAAACAAGGCAAGTGTATTCAACATTAACACAACTGAACGAGATGCAAAGACTAAAATATACAACAGTTCTTCATGCACACTGTGCCAAGAGTCGCATCCACTTATAAAGTGCCCAAACTTTCTGCAAATGACcctggaaatgaaaaagaaacatgtaaaGGACAATAAACATTGTTATGGTTGTTTAAAGCAAGGTCATAGTGCTAAGGACTGCAAACGGCGCCTCACTTGTGAAACCTGCTCTAAGAGACACCCGACCTGTCTTCACGATGAGAACTACAGCATTAGTCTGCAAAGAGAAAAGCAAGCTCAA CTCTTACGTTGGTTCGTTGTCTGA